A genomic segment from Toxotes jaculatrix isolate fToxJac2 chromosome 6, fToxJac2.pri, whole genome shotgun sequence encodes:
- the LOC121183513 gene encoding uncharacterized protein LOC121183513 isoform X2: MELGLKQLTLVLLTAAVAAMLVSEESVILDETQRKVEVALGSSLILRCLLKTEQYERFRVCWYFDPNGTSFNISHNISEMVFNRSADTSSKTNQSLRDEGRDTEAAPFLSNVIHRKNGWYSCKVIGEIPLHNTIESKGTQVVIISCTDKDKVLDLWVWILLGVSTLIMFVLLIILVLVRRRCRRSRAEEPVYSNMPAKGKQPSPRPGMPPIDVKTVPSSHKLCTPNSGRRYDEHKRRHKQ; this comes from the exons ATGGAACTGGGGCTGAAGCAGTTGACTCTGGTGCTGCTCACAG CTGCAGTAGCAGCCATGCTGGTATCAGAAGAATCTGTGATTCTGgatgaaacacagagaaaagtggAAGTTGCTCTTGGTTCCTCTCTGATTCTGAGATGCCTTTTGAAGACAGagcaatatgaaagatttcggGTGTGCTGGTATTTTGACCCCAATGGAACTTCATTCAACATCTCACACAACATCTCTGAGATGGTCTTTAACAGATCTGCAGACACCTCcagcaaaacaaatcagagCTTGAGGGATGAAGGGCGAGATACTGAAGCGGCACCCTTTTTGTCAAATGTTATTCACAGGAAGAACGGATGGTACTCTTGCAAAGTCATAGGAGAGATTCCCCTTCATAACACTATTGAAAGCAAAGGAACACAAGTGGTCATAA TATCTtgcacagacaaagacaaagtgcTCGACTTGTGGGTGTGGATCCTTCTGGGGGTATCTACTTTGATCATGTTCGTCCTGCTGATCATATTGGTGTTGGTGAGAAGACGTTGCCGCAGAAGCAGAG CAGAGGAGCCTGTCTATTCAAACATGCCTGCTAAGGGCAAACAGCCTTCACCTCGGCCGGGGATGCCGCCCATCGACGTGAAGACAGTTCCTTCCTCTCACAAACTCTGCACCCCGAATTCCGGCAGGAGATACGACGAACACAAACGGAGgcacaaacagtga
- the LOC121183513 gene encoding uncharacterized protein LOC121183513 isoform X1 encodes MELGLKQLTLVLLTAAVAAMLVSEESVILDETQRKVEVALGSSLILRCLLKTEQYERFRVCWYFDPNGTSFNISHNISEMVFNRSADTSSKTNQSLRDEGRDTEAAPFLSNVIHRKNGWYSCKVIGEIPLHNTIESKGTQVVITKSLMENTTYPSIVTSKQVSCTDKDKVLDLWVWILLGVSTLIMFVLLIILVLVRRRCRRSRAEEPVYSNMPAKGKQPSPRPGMPPIDVKTVPSSHKLCTPNSGRRYDEHKRRHKQ; translated from the exons ATGGAACTGGGGCTGAAGCAGTTGACTCTGGTGCTGCTCACAG CTGCAGTAGCAGCCATGCTGGTATCAGAAGAATCTGTGATTCTGgatgaaacacagagaaaagtggAAGTTGCTCTTGGTTCCTCTCTGATTCTGAGATGCCTTTTGAAGACAGagcaatatgaaagatttcggGTGTGCTGGTATTTTGACCCCAATGGAACTTCATTCAACATCTCACACAACATCTCTGAGATGGTCTTTAACAGATCTGCAGACACCTCcagcaaaacaaatcagagCTTGAGGGATGAAGGGCGAGATACTGAAGCGGCACCCTTTTTGTCAAATGTTATTCACAGGAAGAACGGATGGTACTCTTGCAAAGTCATAGGAGAGATTCCCCTTCATAACACTATTGAAAGCAAAGGAACACAAGTGGTCATAA CAAAGAGCTTAATGGAAAATACGACGTATCCGTCAATAGTGACGAGtaaacaag TATCTtgcacagacaaagacaaagtgcTCGACTTGTGGGTGTGGATCCTTCTGGGGGTATCTACTTTGATCATGTTCGTCCTGCTGATCATATTGGTGTTGGTGAGAAGACGTTGCCGCAGAAGCAGAG CAGAGGAGCCTGTCTATTCAAACATGCCTGCTAAGGGCAAACAGCCTTCACCTCGGCCGGGGATGCCGCCCATCGACGTGAAGACAGTTCCTTCCTCTCACAAACTCTGCACCCCGAATTCCGGCAGGAGATACGACGAACACAAACGGAGgcacaaacagtga